In Leucobacter sp. CX169, a single genomic region encodes these proteins:
- a CDS encoding DUF808 domain-containing protein, translating to MAGSFFAFLDDIAVLARAAAASMDDIAAAAGKATVKSAGVVIDDAAVTPQYVQGIRPARELPVIWRIAKGSLVNKAIIVVAAMLLSIWAPWVFPWLLLVGGSYLAYEGAHKVWHWVQSRRGQTHETTAAEVAGRTEADEKGIVASAVRTDFVLSTEIMLISLSSIASDSWQIRLATLVVVALLMTVMVYGAVALLVKMDDVGLWLGSKRTAAARSFGRGLVHAMPVVFTALSAVGAAAMLWVGGHILFVNLAEVGVTAPYALLHTLTDPLQDFPFIAWCVDTLCSALLGLLWGLVLVGAASLFARARRGAAPTHPANLSATDASAEESTDAR from the coding sequence ATGGCCGGCAGTTTCTTTGCCTTTCTCGATGACATAGCGGTGCTCGCCCGCGCCGCGGCGGCGTCCATGGACGACATCGCTGCGGCGGCAGGAAAAGCGACCGTGAAGTCCGCCGGCGTCGTCATCGACGACGCGGCCGTGACCCCGCAGTATGTGCAGGGAATTCGCCCGGCACGGGAGCTGCCGGTGATTTGGCGAATCGCCAAGGGCTCGCTGGTGAACAAGGCGATTATTGTCGTCGCGGCGATGTTGCTGAGTATCTGGGCGCCTTGGGTGTTCCCGTGGCTGCTGCTCGTCGGCGGCAGCTACCTTGCGTATGAGGGGGCACACAAGGTCTGGCACTGGGTGCAGAGCCGACGCGGACAGACGCACGAGACCACCGCCGCGGAAGTGGCCGGACGCACCGAGGCGGACGAAAAGGGCATCGTGGCGAGCGCGGTGCGTACCGATTTCGTGCTCTCGACTGAGATTATGCTCATCTCCCTCTCAAGTATTGCTTCCGACTCGTGGCAGATTCGCCTGGCGACCCTCGTCGTGGTGGCGCTGCTCATGACGGTGATGGTCTATGGCGCGGTCGCACTGCTCGTCAAGATGGACGATGTGGGGCTCTGGCTCGGCTCGAAGCGGACGGCGGCGGCGCGATCATTCGGACGAGGGCTGGTGCACGCGATGCCGGTGGTGTTCACGGCGCTCAGCGCGGTGGGGGCTGCCGCGATGCTCTGGGTGGGCGGTCATATTCTGTTCGTGAACCTGGCAGAGGTGGGCGTCACCGCGCCCTACGCGCTGCTACACACGCTGACGGATCCGCTGCAGGATTTCCCCTTCATCGCATGGTGCGTCGACACGCTGTGTTCGGCGCTGCTCGGCCTGCTCTGGGGCCTCGTGCTCGTGGGTGCGGCGTCGCTGTTCGCGCGCGCACGCCGCGGCGCTGCGCCGACGCATCCCGCGAACCTCTCCGCCACCGACGCGAGCGCCGAGGAGAGCACCGACGCGAGGTAG
- a CDS encoding ComEC/Rec2 family competence protein: MRLLREISPELRRPTPPGRGRLLAPALCAWAAAATMLPNPGLARWCAALALCVGLILGGVWAISEVRDRVGRGGEPDSGAGAPGSGVPGSMRALLGLAPLWGLVAITVAALLLVSTRTVVMESARASSPLVADAAAHRTVTLLVTLTAFPRVSEGFGGERGWVAARTGDPAVPVLLWLEERAPPGWAPGTQVSVRGALRALAPADSAAFGIAVRSAATGSTGASGTAAASLRAGLLDTARGVRGAELVPGLAVGDTSLVSEDLDVAMRESSLAHLTAVSGANCALVTGAMAAIAARLGAGRRLRVVISGLGLAAFVAVVGPDPSVLRAGVMAVVVLVSRFGGRPEAGFSALGVAILALLVVDPWQALQAGFALSVAATAGILLLAAPLTRAARALWLPKPLAIALAVASAAQFACGPFLLLLQPGLPAIGVAANVVAGPAAPLGTALGLVAALVAPFCPPLAVALVWLAAWPARWIAAVAETAGDLPLARWVWPEGWGGAVVLTIAQAAAVLAWLVWTGRLGLPGVVPPGPRRPWQREPQKPRAVRVVATVLLSAASALVVSTTLVTPLAQRAGVPRDWAVVMCDVGQGDAILLRDPAEPDRVMLVDTGDDAALLSTCLDRFGVTRISLLVLTHDDQDHVGALDEVIGRIDGALIAPPTTGNVDRGVVRQLEAGGVPFVLGAAGNAAPAGQPLSWRVLAPGPRARPDSTNEASLILLAEANGLSVLLLGDSGQEEQAALLRAYPDLRADVVKVGHHGSRDREPGLPASVDARLAIVSVGAENRYGHPNHEVVAEFARARVPLLRTDEHGSIAVTADGEGEPGVWVEVAEPRVSGRR; encoded by the coding sequence ATGAGGCTCCTCCGCGAGATCTCGCCAGAGCTGCGTCGTCCCACGCCTCCGGGACGGGGCCGGCTGCTCGCGCCGGCACTGTGCGCCTGGGCCGCGGCGGCAACGATGCTGCCAAACCCCGGACTCGCGCGCTGGTGCGCCGCACTGGCGCTCTGCGTCGGGCTGATCTTGGGGGGTGTCTGGGCGATCTCTGAGGTGCGGGACCGTGTGGGTCGGGGAGGAGAGCCGGATTCTGGCGCGGGGGCGCCTGGTTCGGGTGTCCCAGGGTCGATGCGCGCGCTACTCGGGCTCGCGCCGCTCTGGGGGCTCGTGGCCATCACCGTTGCCGCCCTCCTACTCGTGAGCACGCGCACCGTGGTGATGGAAAGCGCCCGTGCGTCGAGTCCGCTCGTCGCGGACGCCGCCGCGCACCGCACTGTGACGCTGCTGGTAACCCTGACGGCGTTTCCTCGAGTCTCCGAGGGCTTTGGCGGGGAACGGGGCTGGGTGGCGGCGCGTACCGGGGACCCGGCCGTGCCGGTCCTGCTGTGGCTCGAGGAGCGGGCGCCGCCGGGCTGGGCCCCGGGCACCCAGGTGTCGGTGCGCGGGGCGCTGCGAGCACTTGCCCCGGCCGACTCGGCGGCCTTCGGGATCGCGGTGCGCTCGGCGGCGACTGGAAGCACCGGGGCATCCGGGACGGCCGCGGCCTCCCTCCGCGCGGGACTGCTGGATACGGCTCGAGGGGTGCGGGGTGCCGAGCTCGTGCCGGGTCTCGCCGTGGGCGACACGAGTCTGGTCTCAGAGGATCTCGACGTGGCGATGCGGGAGAGCTCGCTCGCGCACCTCACCGCCGTCTCGGGTGCGAACTGCGCGCTCGTGACCGGGGCGATGGCGGCCATCGCCGCGCGGCTCGGAGCGGGGCGCCGACTCCGCGTCGTGATCTCGGGGCTCGGGCTGGCGGCGTTCGTCGCTGTCGTCGGCCCTGACCCGAGCGTGCTTCGCGCCGGGGTAATGGCGGTCGTCGTGCTCGTCTCGCGCTTCGGTGGGCGGCCCGAGGCCGGTTTCTCGGCGCTCGGGGTCGCGATCCTGGCCCTGCTGGTAGTTGATCCGTGGCAGGCGCTTCAGGCTGGATTTGCGCTGTCGGTGGCGGCGACCGCCGGGATCCTGCTGCTGGCCGCACCCCTCACGCGGGCGGCACGCGCGCTGTGGCTACCGAAGCCACTGGCCATAGCGTTGGCGGTCGCGTCTGCCGCACAGTTCGCCTGCGGCCCGTTCCTGTTGTTGCTGCAGCCGGGTCTACCGGCGATCGGGGTGGCGGCGAACGTGGTGGCGGGGCCCGCCGCGCCACTCGGGACCGCACTGGGGCTCGTTGCCGCTCTCGTCGCTCCGTTCTGTCCGCCGCTCGCGGTGGCCCTCGTCTGGCTCGCCGCGTGGCCCGCCCGCTGGATCGCGGCGGTCGCCGAGACCGCCGGTGACCTGCCGCTCGCGCGCTGGGTCTGGCCAGAAGGCTGGGGCGGGGCGGTCGTGCTTACCATCGCCCAGGCGGCCGCAGTGCTCGCCTGGCTGGTCTGGACAGGCCGGTTGGGCCTTCCGGGGGTCGTCCCCCCGGGGCCGCGACGGCCGTGGCAGCGCGAGCCGCAGAAGCCCCGCGCGGTTCGGGTTGTCGCGACAGTTCTCCTTTCTGCCGCGTCGGCGTTGGTGGTCTCGACGACCCTCGTCACGCCGCTCGCGCAGCGGGCCGGCGTGCCCCGCGATTGGGCAGTCGTCATGTGCGACGTGGGGCAGGGCGACGCCATCCTGCTGCGCGACCCCGCCGAGCCTGACCGCGTGATGCTGGTCGACACGGGTGACGACGCGGCTTTGCTCTCGACCTGCCTCGATCGATTCGGGGTGACCAGGATCTCGCTGCTCGTGCTCACGCACGACGACCAGGATCACGTCGGCGCGCTCGACGAGGTGATCGGGCGCATCGACGGGGCCCTGATCGCGCCGCCGACCACCGGGAACGTGGATCGCGGGGTTGTACGTCAGCTTGAAGCCGGGGGAGTGCCCTTCGTGCTCGGGGCCGCAGGGAACGCCGCTCCCGCGGGGCAGCCCCTGAGCTGGCGGGTCCTGGCCCCCGGGCCCAGGGCGCGGCCCGACAGTACGAACGAGGCGAGCCTGATCCTGCTGGCCGAGGCGAACGGCCTGAGCGTTCTCCTGTTGGGGGACTCAGGCCAAGAAGAGCAGGCGGCGCTGCTACGCGCGTACCCCGACCTGCGGGCGGACGTGGTGAAGGTGGGCCATCATGGATCCCGCGACCGCGAGCCCGGCCTCCCAGCGAGCGTGGACGCGCGCCTCGCCATCGTCTCAGTGGGGGCTGAGAATCGCTACGGGCACCCGAACCACGAGGTGGTCGCTGAGTTTGCCCGCGCCCGCGTCCCGCTGTTGCGCACCGACGAGCACGGCAGCATCGCAGTGACGGCGGACGGGGAGGGTGAGCCCGGCGTTTGGGTCGAGGTTGCGGAGCCTCGTGTCAGTGGTCGCCGCTAG
- a CDS encoding GlxA family transcriptional regulator encodes MKIAVFAFDGVTMFHLAAPLLVFGEASAVGPAPEWTTHVFSEGGGPVRSAEGYVIGDVSGSEVAADAEILVFPSWPESLPEPSEELRRLILNAHDRGVKIVGLCLGAFPLAHVGLLDGRTAVTHWEALGVMNAMIPAVQFDAAALYIDHGDVITSAGTAAALDACLHITRTLLGAAAAAAVARSIVIAPHREGDQAQYVARPLLTPRQDEPFSRTIQWALAHLDQDLSVATLAAHASMSTRNFTRKFREFHGVTPARWVLGRRLDDARQLLETTSWSIARIAEACGFGSAVTFRQNFVAAYSTTPTSYRTRFGQ; translated from the coding sequence GTGAAGATCGCGGTATTTGCATTCGACGGCGTCACGATGTTTCATCTGGCGGCCCCGTTGCTGGTGTTCGGCGAAGCCTCGGCGGTGGGTCCTGCTCCTGAATGGACGACGCACGTGTTCTCTGAGGGGGGTGGGCCGGTGCGAAGCGCTGAGGGCTACGTCATCGGGGACGTGTCGGGCAGCGAGGTTGCCGCGGACGCGGAGATATTGGTGTTTCCCTCGTGGCCGGAGTCCCTCCCAGAACCTTCCGAAGAACTCCGGCGCCTGATCCTGAACGCGCACGACCGCGGGGTCAAGATTGTCGGTCTGTGCCTGGGCGCGTTCCCGCTGGCGCACGTGGGACTCCTCGACGGGCGCACCGCCGTGACGCACTGGGAAGCGCTCGGGGTGATGAACGCAATGATTCCCGCGGTGCAATTTGACGCGGCGGCTCTCTACATCGATCACGGCGACGTCATCACATCGGCGGGTACCGCTGCCGCGCTTGACGCCTGTCTCCACATCACGCGGACCCTCCTGGGGGCCGCTGCGGCTGCGGCTGTGGCGCGCTCAATCGTGATCGCCCCGCATCGCGAAGGCGACCAGGCGCAGTATGTTGCCCGCCCCTTGCTCACTCCGCGGCAGGACGAGCCGTTCAGTAGGACTATCCAGTGGGCGCTCGCGCATCTCGACCAGGATCTCAGCGTGGCGACGCTGGCGGCACATGCGTCAATGAGTACTCGAAACTTCACGCGCAAGTTTCGCGAGTTCCACGGGGTCACTCCGGCGCGCTGGGTGCTGGGGCGCCGGTTGGATGACGCCAGGCAACTGCTCGAGACGACGAGCTGGAGCATTGCGCGCATCGCGGAGGCCTGCGGATTTGGCAGTGCGGTGACCTTTCGCCAGAACTTTGTCGCCGCCTACTCCACTACCCCAACGTCATACCGCACTCGATTTGGTCAGTAG
- the leuS gene encoding leucine--tRNA ligase — translation MKLPRSKEVRVSEQQAEAYDFRSIQDRWLPVWEDLQPFAAGKLGDDAPRKYVLDMFPYPSGDLHMGHAEAFCFGDVLARYWRGQGYDVLHPIGWDSFGLPAENAAIKRGVDPREWTYSNIDQQKASFRTYAPSFDWSRVLHTSDPEYYKWNQWLFLKMYEKGLAYRKASWVNWDPVDQTVLANEQVLADGTSERSGAMVVKKKLTQWYFKITDYADRLIDDLDQLEGLWPAKVLNMQRNWIGRSIGADVDFVIEGREAPVTVFTTRPDTLHGATFMVVAPDADLAAELVADADPAVRARFQDYLAQAQKSTEIDRQSTDREKTGVFLERYAINPVTGERIPVWAADYVLADYGHGAVMAVPAHDQRDLDFARTFDLPVRVVLDAVVADGEEAPGDPAETGIARAGEGVLVNSGELDGLSKAEGIPKAIEILEAKGTGRAAKTYRLRDWLISRQRYWGTPIPILHAEDGSLHPLTEDQLPVVLPSSEGLDLKPKGSSPLGAATEWATVVDPATGESMQRDPDTMDTFVDSSWYFLRFLSSQDATQAFDPAEAAKWAPVDQYVGGVEHAILHLLYSRFITKVLHDLGYLNFTEPFQGMLNQGMVLQDGTKMSKSKGNLVEFAEQLEAHGADALRVTLAFAGPPEDDIDWADVSVQGSAKFLARAWRVANDVASAPGADFSTGDSGLRRHTHHLLADAPGLIEGYKFNVLVARLMDQVNVTRKAIDGAAGPADAAVRESAEAVAVILSLFAPYAAEDMWAKLGHEPTVALVQWPAAVESLLVEDEVTLIVQVDGKVRDKLVLPASVTAEAAEAAARASASVQRAIAEREIVNVVVRVPKIVSIVTKG, via the coding sequence ATGAAACTGCCAAGAAGTAAAGAGGTGCGCGTGAGCGAGCAGCAGGCCGAAGCCTACGATTTCCGGTCCATTCAGGACCGGTGGCTTCCCGTGTGGGAAGACCTCCAGCCGTTCGCCGCGGGCAAGCTCGGGGACGACGCCCCGCGCAAGTACGTGCTCGACATGTTCCCGTACCCCTCCGGTGATCTCCACATGGGCCACGCCGAGGCATTCTGCTTCGGCGACGTGCTCGCGCGCTACTGGCGCGGCCAGGGCTACGACGTGCTGCACCCGATCGGCTGGGACTCGTTCGGCCTGCCCGCCGAGAACGCCGCGATCAAGCGCGGCGTCGACCCCCGCGAGTGGACGTACTCGAACATCGACCAGCAGAAGGCGAGCTTTCGTACCTACGCGCCGTCGTTCGACTGGTCGCGCGTGCTGCACACGAGCGACCCCGAGTACTACAAGTGGAACCAGTGGTTGTTCCTCAAGATGTACGAGAAGGGTCTCGCGTACCGCAAGGCCAGCTGGGTGAACTGGGATCCGGTAGACCAGACGGTGCTCGCGAACGAGCAGGTGCTCGCTGACGGCACCTCCGAACGCTCGGGCGCGATGGTCGTGAAGAAGAAGCTCACGCAGTGGTACTTCAAGATCACGGACTACGCGGATCGCCTGATCGACGACCTCGACCAGCTCGAGGGCCTATGGCCTGCCAAGGTGCTGAACATGCAGCGCAACTGGATCGGCCGCTCGATCGGCGCCGACGTCGACTTTGTGATCGAGGGCCGCGAGGCGCCCGTCACGGTCTTCACGACCCGCCCGGACACGCTGCACGGCGCGACCTTCATGGTCGTGGCGCCCGATGCCGACCTCGCTGCGGAGCTCGTCGCCGACGCTGACCCGGCCGTGCGCGCGCGCTTCCAGGACTACCTGGCGCAGGCGCAGAAGAGCACCGAGATCGATCGCCAGAGCACCGACCGCGAGAAGACCGGCGTCTTCCTCGAGCGCTACGCGATCAACCCGGTGACGGGCGAGCGCATCCCCGTCTGGGCGGCCGACTACGTGCTGGCCGACTACGGTCACGGCGCTGTCATGGCGGTCCCCGCGCACGACCAGCGCGACCTCGACTTCGCGCGGACCTTCGACCTGCCGGTGCGCGTCGTGCTCGACGCTGTCGTTGCGGACGGCGAAGAGGCCCCCGGCGACCCCGCCGAGACCGGTATCGCACGCGCCGGCGAGGGCGTGCTCGTGAACTCGGGTGAACTCGACGGCCTCTCCAAGGCTGAAGGCATCCCGAAGGCGATCGAGATTCTCGAGGCGAAGGGCACCGGCCGCGCCGCGAAGACGTACCGCCTGCGCGATTGGCTGATCTCACGCCAGCGCTACTGGGGCACCCCGATCCCGATCCTGCACGCCGAGGACGGCTCGCTGCACCCCCTCACCGAGGATCAGCTGCCCGTCGTGCTGCCCTCGAGCGAGGGCCTCGACCTCAAGCCCAAGGGGTCGTCGCCGCTCGGCGCCGCGACCGAGTGGGCCACCGTGGTCGACCCCGCCACCGGCGAGAGCATGCAGCGCGACCCTGACACGATGGACACGTTCGTCGACAGCTCGTGGTACTTCCTGCGCTTCCTCTCGTCGCAGGACGCGACGCAGGCCTTCGACCCGGCGGAGGCCGCGAAGTGGGCGCCCGTCGACCAGTACGTGGGCGGCGTCGAGCACGCCATCCTGCACCTGCTCTACTCGCGCTTCATCACGAAGGTGCTGCACGACCTCGGGTACCTGAACTTCACCGAGCCCTTCCAGGGCATGCTCAACCAGGGCATGGTGTTGCAGGACGGCACCAAGATGAGCAAGTCGAAGGGCAACCTCGTCGAGTTTGCCGAGCAACTTGAGGCCCACGGCGCCGACGCGCTCCGCGTCACGCTCGCGTTCGCGGGCCCGCCCGAGGACGATATCGACTGGGCTGACGTCTCGGTACAGGGCTCAGCCAAGTTCCTCGCCCGCGCCTGGCGCGTCGCGAACGACGTCGCGAGCGCGCCCGGCGCCGACTTCAGCACGGGCGACAGCGGCCTGCGGCGCCACACGCATCACCTCCTCGCGGACGCCCCGGGCCTGATCGAGGGGTACAAGTTCAACGTGCTCGTCGCTCGCCTGATGGATCAGGTCAACGTCACACGCAAGGCGATCGACGGCGCCGCCGGACCGGCGGATGCCGCGGTACGCGAGTCGGCCGAGGCGGTCGCCGTGATCCTGTCGCTGTTCGCGCCGTACGCCGCGGAAGACATGTGGGCGAAGCTCGGCCACGAGCCGACCGTCGCGCTCGTGCAGTGGCCCGCCGCGGTCGAGTCGCTGCTAGTCGAGGACGAGGTCACGCTCATCGTGCAGGTCGACGGCAAGGTGCGCGACAAGCTCGTGCTGCCGGCGTCGGTCACCGCTGAGGCTGCCGAGGCCGCCGCCCGCGCGTCCGCGTCGGTGCAGCGCGCGATTGCCGAGCGCGAGATCGTCAACGTGGTCGTCCGCGTCCCGAAGATCGTGAGCATCGTCACGAAGGGCTAG
- the rpsT gene encoding 30S ribosomal protein S20 encodes MANIKSQIKRIKTNAKATERNRAVKSELRTAIRATRRAIAEGDKATAEATLKVATRKLDKAVSKGVIHLNNAANRKSALASQVAAL; translated from the coding sequence GTGGCAAATATCAAGTCGCAGATCAAGCGCATCAAGACCAACGCGAAGGCAACGGAGCGCAACCGCGCCGTCAAGAGCGAACTTCGCACCGCGATCCGCGCAACCCGTCGCGCCATCGCCGAGGGCGACAAGGCGACCGCTGAGGCGACGCTGAAGGTTGCGACGCGCAAGCTCGACAAGGCCGTGAGCAAGGGTGTCATCCACCTCAACAACGCTGCGAACCGCAAGTCGGCCCTCGCGAGCCAGGTTGCCGCTCTCTAG
- a CDS encoding ComEA family DNA-binding protein — protein MLPQRALPEPWDESDSLDADGGETVDRWEDQRAERSVRAVRGAEPSLEPSLGSGTIMRLSPGARWTTRDRSRSADAWEPPRTLRQRIERAVSVPYLAGAVVFVVAISVALGLVWFQPHSPPGGAAAGAEIAALAEPDGQKGEGLGTQVGAAAGEDSGSADSAEGSSTAARTVFVHVVGAVAAPGVVELPANSRVRDAVAGAGGATGDAVLAGVNLARPVVDGEQILVPDAAAIAAGVAAGAAGNAVPPGPATPGMSPNGAAPVDLNTADLGALESLPRVGPALAQRILDWRAANGDFSSVDQLLEVPGIGAKTLEGFRDRVRVS, from the coding sequence ATGTTGCCACAACGTGCGCTGCCGGAGCCGTGGGACGAGTCCGACAGTCTGGATGCCGACGGCGGCGAGACGGTCGATCGGTGGGAAGACCAGCGAGCGGAACGGAGCGTGCGGGCAGTCCGTGGCGCGGAGCCGAGCCTGGAGCCGAGCCTCGGATCGGGTACGATTATGCGCTTGTCGCCAGGCGCACGCTGGACCACGCGGGATCGCTCTCGCAGCGCTGATGCTTGGGAGCCGCCACGGACGCTCCGGCAGCGCATCGAGCGCGCAGTCAGCGTGCCCTACCTGGCCGGGGCGGTCGTGTTCGTCGTCGCCATTTCGGTGGCGCTCGGCCTGGTCTGGTTTCAGCCGCACAGCCCGCCGGGTGGCGCAGCCGCGGGCGCTGAGATCGCCGCACTCGCTGAGCCGGATGGCCAGAAAGGCGAAGGGTTGGGAACGCAAGTCGGGGCTGCCGCTGGCGAAGACTCTGGGAGCGCGGACTCGGCTGAGGGTTCGAGTACGGCTGCGCGCACCGTCTTCGTGCATGTCGTCGGGGCCGTCGCGGCACCAGGGGTGGTCGAGCTTCCGGCCAATTCGCGAGTGCGCGACGCGGTGGCTGGCGCCGGCGGGGCCACGGGTGACGCGGTGCTGGCGGGGGTGAATCTGGCACGCCCGGTTGTCGACGGGGAGCAGATCCTCGTACCGGACGCGGCGGCGATTGCCGCGGGTGTGGCGGCCGGTGCCGCCGGAAACGCGGTCCCACCCGGGCCCGCAACTCCGGGAATGAGTCCCAATGGGGCGGCGCCCGTGGACCTCAATACCGCGGATCTGGGGGCGCTCGAAAGCCTCCCACGTGTAGGCCCGGCGCTCGCCCAGCGCATTCTCGACTGGCGCGCCGCGAATGGGGACTTCTCGAGCGTGGACCAGCTGCTTGAGGTGCCCGGCATCGGCGCGAAGACGCTTGAGGGTTTTCGCGACCGGGTGCGTGTGTCATGA
- the holA gene encoding DNA polymerase III subunit delta, whose protein sequence is MAAPAKSATRSASSKIPQLVWQDARPAPVVLISGPEQFLADRAIRAIRDALRAEDPALEVHDVDAAGYTAGELFTLASPSLFGEPRLIRVSGVEKCSDALIEDAKKYLEAPADGTVLVLRHGGGTRGKALLDKVRAGSGGGVEVVCAEVKKDADRFAFAQQEFRRQGATITPAALRMLVAAYSGDIGELAGACEQLISDVGNQIGEREVERATQGRVEAGAFAVADTAIAGRAAEALILLRQSRAAGVDAIPMLAALNMKIRGMARVYGARGGNLAKELGMAPWQVERAMKDARGWREEDLAHCIVQGAETEWLLKGGTRDPEYALERYVLLVARRGRSLAH, encoded by the coding sequence GTGGCAGCACCCGCAAAATCAGCAACCCGATCCGCGTCGTCGAAAATCCCGCAGCTTGTCTGGCAGGACGCTCGGCCGGCCCCGGTCGTGCTCATCAGCGGGCCCGAACAGTTCCTCGCGGACCGTGCGATTCGCGCGATCCGCGACGCCCTTCGCGCCGAGGACCCGGCACTTGAGGTGCACGACGTCGATGCCGCGGGCTACACCGCCGGCGAACTCTTCACCCTCGCGAGCCCCTCGCTGTTTGGCGAGCCGAGACTCATTCGGGTCAGCGGCGTCGAGAAGTGCAGCGACGCGCTCATCGAAGACGCGAAGAAGTACTTGGAAGCCCCCGCCGACGGCACCGTGCTGGTGCTGCGCCACGGCGGGGGCACCCGAGGCAAGGCGCTGCTCGATAAGGTCCGCGCCGGCTCGGGAGGCGGCGTCGAGGTCGTCTGCGCCGAGGTCAAGAAAGACGCCGATCGCTTTGCGTTCGCGCAGCAGGAATTCCGCAGGCAGGGCGCCACCATCACACCCGCCGCTCTGCGCATGCTCGTCGCGGCCTACTCGGGCGACATCGGCGAACTCGCGGGTGCGTGCGAGCAGCTCATTTCGGACGTCGGGAACCAGATCGGCGAGCGCGAGGTTGAGCGGGCTACGCAGGGCCGGGTCGAGGCGGGAGCGTTCGCCGTCGCGGACACCGCGATCGCCGGCCGCGCCGCCGAGGCGCTCATTCTGTTGCGGCAGTCCCGCGCGGCCGGGGTCGATGCCATTCCGATGCTCGCCGCCCTGAACATGAAGATCCGCGGCATGGCCCGTGTGTACGGCGCCCGCGGGGGCAATCTCGCCAAGGAACTCGGCATGGCCCCCTGGCAGGTCGAGCGCGCCATGAAGGACGCCCGCGGGTGGCGCGAGGAGGACCTCGCCCACTGCATCGTGCAGGGAGCCGAGACCGAGTGGCTCCTCAAGGGCGGCACCCGCGATCCCGAGTACGCGCTCGAGCGCTACGTTTTGCTGGTCGCCCGGCGGGGTCGCTCGCTCGCGCACTAA
- a CDS encoding isochorismatase family protein → MPTPRRALVLVDVQNEYFTPKGPLEIYYPNRLDSLAHITRAIDFAEQQGIPIVSVQHEYPVGAPVFAVGSEGWKLHPEVASRRTDGWKHVVKHYSSVFADTDFEAWLRQHDIDTITLVGYMSNNCELATAAAAEPLGITVELLSDASGAIHLANAAGAISAEQLHEALMVLLHSSLASVGTTSAWVQAVEAKVALPTSDLGTSARQGQAAFPQHG, encoded by the coding sequence ATGCCGACACCTCGCCGCGCGCTCGTCCTCGTCGACGTGCAGAACGAGTACTTCACCCCCAAAGGCCCGCTCGAAATTTACTACCCGAACCGGCTCGACTCGTTGGCGCACATCACGCGGGCGATCGACTTCGCCGAGCAGCAGGGCATCCCGATCGTCTCGGTACAGCACGAGTATCCGGTCGGAGCACCGGTGTTCGCCGTCGGGTCTGAGGGCTGGAAGCTGCATCCGGAAGTCGCGTCACGACGCACCGATGGCTGGAAGCACGTCGTGAAGCACTACTCGAGCGTCTTTGCCGACACAGACTTCGAGGCGTGGCTGCGTCAGCACGATATCGACACCATCACCCTGGTTGGCTACATGTCGAACAATTGCGAGCTCGCCACGGCGGCAGCCGCAGAGCCGCTGGGCATCACAGTGGAACTCCTGTCCGACGCCAGCGGCGCGATTCACCTGGCAAACGCAGCCGGCGCGATCTCCGCGGAGCAACTCCACGAGGCACTGATGGTGCTGCTGCACTCGAGCCTCGCCTCCGTGGGCACCACGAGCGCCTGGGTGCAGGCCGTCGAAGCGAAAGTTGCGCTTCCCACAAGCGACCTCGGGACTTCGGCGAGGCAGGGGCAGGCCGCATTCCCGCAGCACGGCTGA